A window of Chitinophaga sp. MM2321 contains these coding sequences:
- a CDS encoding head GIN domain-containing protein: MQTRKFLCSAALAVATICFFDACNVIGQNRIKGSGNVITEERSIPPFHQLKVEGSMDVYLSQGPAKAAVIEAEDNIIPVIEILMEGDQLKVRYKRNTSVSTHKDVKVYLTTPEVDELSLSGSGDLKMNGKFNAKQDIKLSLSGSGNIEGSINAPAVKAAISGSGNMDLKGETKDVSLSIAGSGNFDGDDLLAENVAVSIAGSGDASVHASVKLDAKIAGSGDVKYKGNPQISSSVAGSGSVKKD; the protein is encoded by the coding sequence ATGCAAACCAGAAAATTCCTATGTAGTGCTGCGTTGGCAGTGGCCACCATTTGTTTTTTTGACGCCTGCAATGTAATCGGCCAAAATCGTATTAAAGGGAGTGGTAATGTTATTACCGAAGAAAGATCAATACCACCGTTTCATCAGCTGAAAGTAGAAGGGAGCATGGATGTATACCTGTCGCAGGGGCCTGCAAAGGCCGCCGTTATTGAGGCAGAAGATAATATCATTCCGGTGATTGAGATCCTGATGGAAGGTGACCAGCTGAAAGTACGTTACAAAAGAAACACCTCTGTTTCTACCCATAAAGATGTAAAAGTATATTTAACCACGCCGGAAGTGGATGAACTGAGCCTGTCCGGCTCCGGTGATCTGAAGATGAACGGTAAATTTAATGCGAAGCAGGATATAAAGCTCAGCTTATCCGGTTCTGGTAATATAGAAGGTAGTATCAATGCTCCTGCGGTGAAAGCGGCTATTTCCGGCTCCGGTAATATGGACCTGAAAGGAGAAACGAAAGATGTTAGTCTTTCTATTGCCGGCAGCGGTAATTTTGATGGTGATGACCTGCTGGCGGAAAATGTAGCCGTGAGTATTGCCGGTAGCGGTGATGCCAGCGTACATGCCAGTGTAAAGCTGGATGCTAAGATTGCCGGCTCCGGTGATGTTAAATATAAGGGTAATCCGCAGATATCCAGTTCAGTGGCGGGTTCCGGTTCTGTTAAAAAAGATTAA
- a CDS encoding beta-ketoacyl-ACP synthase III encodes MNEVYITRLSKFLPNKPVENDEMESILGMVDGKASRARLKILGNNKITTRYYSLDKEGKSTHSNAEMTATAVRELFDEKFPISKLQLLACGTTSPDQLLPNHAAMVHGILKCQPVELIAATGACAAGMQAFKYAWMSIRCGNTTNAVSTGSEKFSAWMLAQKFQPEAENLKSLDENPIIAFEKDFLRWMLSDGASAALFQDKPNEDGLSLRVDWVEILSYANELDTCMYAGAIKQPDGSTIGWIDMTPEEWAQHSVFSFKQDTRLLGKNIVPSGAQMWKELVERHQVNLDEIDFFLPHLSSEFFRLKIDEEITRLGVPIPLEKWFTNLASVGNVGTASPYLMLEELMNSGRFKKGQKVIMMVPESARFSYAYAQITVV; translated from the coding sequence ATGAACGAAGTTTATATTACCAGGCTGTCTAAATTTTTACCCAACAAGCCTGTTGAAAATGATGAAATGGAGAGCATCCTCGGAATGGTAGATGGAAAAGCTTCCCGTGCGAGGTTAAAGATCCTGGGCAATAACAAGATCACAACGCGTTATTACTCTTTAGATAAAGAAGGGAAATCCACGCACTCCAATGCAGAGATGACTGCAACAGCCGTGAGGGAATTGTTTGACGAGAAATTTCCTATCAGCAAATTACAATTACTGGCTTGCGGCACTACTTCTCCGGATCAGTTGTTGCCTAACCATGCTGCTATGGTACATGGCATCCTGAAATGCCAGCCTGTAGAGCTTATTGCGGCTACGGGCGCTTGTGCAGCAGGTATGCAGGCTTTTAAATATGCGTGGATGTCTATCCGTTGTGGTAACACAACCAACGCCGTGAGTACCGGTTCAGAGAAATTCTCTGCCTGGATGCTCGCACAAAAATTTCAACCGGAAGCAGAGAACCTGAAAAGTCTGGATGAAAATCCGATCATCGCTTTTGAAAAAGATTTTCTCCGTTGGATGCTATCTGATGGCGCCAGTGCTGCACTATTCCAGGATAAACCCAATGAAGACGGCTTATCGCTGCGTGTAGACTGGGTAGAGATTTTATCTTATGCCAATGAGCTGGACACCTGTATGTATGCAGGCGCTATCAAACAACCCGATGGCAGCACCATTGGCTGGATTGATATGACGCCGGAAGAATGGGCACAGCATAGTGTATTTTCTTTCAAACAGGATACCCGCCTCCTGGGTAAAAATATAGTTCCCTCCGGCGCACAAATGTGGAAAGAACTGGTGGAACGCCACCAGGTAAACCTGGACGAAATAGATTTTTTCCTGCCACATCTGTCATCTGAATTTTTCCGCTTGAAGATAGACGAAGAAATTACCCGGTTGGGCGTACCTATTCCTTTGGAAAAATGGTTCACCAATCTGGCAAGTGTAGGCAACGTAGGCACGGCGTCGCCTTACCTGATGCTGGAAGAGCTGATGAACAGCGGCCGCTTTAAGAAAGGACAGAAAGTTATTATGATGGTTCCGGAGAGCGCGCGTTTTTCTTATGCATATGCACAAATCACGGTAGTATAA
- a CDS encoding BtrH N-terminal domain-containing protein, producing MSDHQFHHTQTAHCESGVISNLLGHYGLQISEPMAFGIGAGIFFAHLPFVKVNGVPGTTYRIWPGAIFQRVCKRLGVKMESAKFSSPEKGMAALDQVIAAGTPVGLLSSVYYLPYFPPSYRFHFNAHNLVVYGKRDGQYLVSDPVMDVVTEIDPESLAQARFAKGFPAPKGKMYYPVHVPDKVSLHRPIKEGIQQACHYMLKVPFPMFGVSGIRYLSNRVKNYPEKVGERKSALYLGNIIRMQEEIGTGGAGFRFVYAAFLQEAAAVLQKDELSKLAGDLTKTGDLWRNFAFAAGRVCKSRSADNISYKELSEMLLECAASEEAFFRKLALTKI from the coding sequence ATGAGCGATCATCAATTCCATCACACGCAAACTGCACATTGTGAGAGTGGCGTCATCTCAAATCTGCTGGGGCACTACGGTTTGCAGATCAGTGAACCAATGGCTTTCGGTATTGGTGCGGGTATTTTCTTTGCACATCTTCCTTTTGTGAAGGTGAATGGCGTACCAGGTACCACCTACAGGATATGGCCGGGCGCTATATTCCAGCGGGTATGCAAGCGTCTCGGTGTGAAAATGGAATCAGCAAAATTTTCTTCTCCCGAAAAAGGAATGGCAGCACTGGACCAGGTAATTGCAGCAGGTACGCCTGTAGGATTACTTTCCAGTGTTTATTACCTGCCCTATTTTCCTCCTTCCTATCGTTTTCACTTTAATGCCCACAACCTGGTCGTTTATGGAAAGCGGGATGGTCAGTACCTGGTAAGCGATCCGGTGATGGATGTGGTAACGGAAATAGACCCCGAAAGTCTGGCGCAGGCGCGTTTTGCGAAAGGGTTTCCGGCTCCCAAAGGGAAAATGTATTATCCCGTGCATGTACCGGACAAAGTTTCGCTGCACCGGCCCATCAAAGAGGGGATTCAGCAGGCATGTCATTATATGCTGAAAGTACCTTTCCCTATGTTTGGGGTAAGCGGTATCCGTTATTTATCCAACAGGGTGAAGAACTACCCGGAAAAAGTAGGCGAACGTAAATCCGCATTATATCTCGGTAATATTATCCGCATGCAGGAAGAGATAGGCACCGGTGGCGCAGGCTTCCGGTTTGTGTATGCCGCCTTTTTACAGGAAGCTGCTGCAGTATTGCAAAAAGACGAACTGAGCAAACTGGCTGGTGATCTCACAAAAACCGGCGATCTGTGGCGCAACTTTGCTTTCGCAGCAGGCCGCGTTTGTAAAAGCAGGTCAGCAGATAATATATCTTACAAAGAACTCAGTGAAATGCTGCTGGAATGCGCGGCTTCGGAAGAAGCATTTTTCCGCAAACTGGCACTGACAAAAATTTAA
- a CDS encoding ABC transporter ATP-binding protein encodes MASISVNELYKTYRGSEAPTLKGLSFVFSEGKIAGLLGPNGAGKTTTISILCGLVKSDSGEVRIHNQLQDAAHREDIKQMIGIVPQQIALYPQLSAVENLTYFGNLYGFRGKALQQKIMRYLELFGLEKSAHKEIYKYSGGMKRRANIIAGILHDPRLLILDEPTAGVDVQSRSMILQFLRDYNRQGASILYTSHLLEEAQSICEEVVIMDEGQMIVQGQPLELIRQHPDCRNLEDVFLHFTGHALRD; translated from the coding sequence ATGGCCAGCATATCTGTGAACGAATTGTATAAGACCTACAGGGGATCCGAAGCGCCTACTTTAAAGGGGCTGTCATTCGTATTTTCTGAAGGTAAGATTGCCGGCTTGCTGGGGCCTAACGGTGCAGGTAAAACAACGACCATCTCTATTTTGTGCGGACTGGTAAAGTCAGACAGCGGGGAAGTGAGGATTCACAACCAGTTGCAGGATGCTGCGCACCGGGAAGATATCAAGCAGATGATCGGTATTGTGCCGCAGCAGATAGCATTGTATCCGCAGTTATCGGCAGTGGAAAACCTTACCTACTTTGGTAACCTGTATGGCTTCAGGGGCAAAGCATTGCAACAGAAGATCATGCGTTACCTGGAGTTATTTGGCCTGGAAAAGAGTGCACATAAAGAGATCTATAAATATTCCGGGGGGATGAAAAGACGCGCCAACATTATTGCCGGGATCCTGCATGACCCCAGGTTATTAATACTGGATGAACCTACTGCCGGTGTGGATGTACAGTCACGCAGTATGATCCTCCAGTTCCTGCGCGACTATAACCGCCAGGGCGCCAGTATCCTGTATACCTCTCACCTTCTGGAAGAGGCGCAGTCCATCTGCGAAGAGGTGGTGATTATGGACGAAGGACAAATGATTGTGCAGGGACAGCCGCTGGAACTGATCCGGCAACACCCCGACTGCCGCAACCTGGAGGATGTTTTTTTACATTTTACAGGGCATGCGTTAAGAGATTAG
- a CDS encoding ABC transporter permease, whose translation MLRLLATIRKEWQLLLRDKMGLILLFVMPVVLITVMALIQDAPFKDYQEIRFDILTVDNDHGRLGRHIKEGLETGGQFNIIDSLDGKPVTAEKAKQLVNEGRYKISIIVPAGATAAIVSNANRIVNDITHRMGMTVSLPVKKNNDSLNVIIYFDPAAKKAFKGAIHQALDNFLTQVETDMLLDRIRQQLRNKDVPEASTDTLAIRLQAVGLKEHSTGTGKQLDVISNSVQHNVPAWSIFAMFFIVIPIAGNMIREREDGSLLRMKLIPGSYLAILAGKMLFFVGICILQFYLMMLVGIYVMPWMDLPQLVMGHHQGATLLVAAGIGLAATAYGILIGTVFKTPNQALNFGAISIVILSAIGGIWIPLEVMPANMQAVGHLSPLSWGLDAINDIYLRNGAIGYVWKNVLRLVLTGLAMLAIAGWVEKRRMN comes from the coding sequence ATGCTAAGATTATTGGCTACCATAAGAAAAGAATGGCAACTGCTGTTACGTGACAAGATGGGATTAATCCTGCTGTTTGTGATGCCCGTGGTATTAATTACCGTGATGGCATTGATCCAGGATGCGCCCTTTAAAGATTACCAGGAAATCAGGTTTGATATTTTAACGGTAGATAATGACCATGGACGACTGGGCCGCCATATCAAAGAAGGGTTGGAGACAGGTGGACAATTTAATATCATTGACTCGCTGGATGGTAAGCCGGTAACTGCAGAGAAGGCGAAGCAGCTGGTAAATGAAGGCAGGTACAAGATCAGTATCATTGTGCCGGCAGGCGCTACCGCAGCGATTGTGAGCAATGCCAACCGGATTGTGAATGATATTACGCACCGGATGGGGATGACGGTTTCCCTGCCTGTGAAAAAGAACAATGATTCGCTGAATGTGATCATCTATTTTGATCCGGCGGCAAAAAAAGCATTTAAAGGCGCCATACACCAGGCGCTGGATAACTTCCTGACGCAGGTGGAAACGGATATGTTGCTGGACAGGATCCGGCAGCAGTTGCGTAACAAGGATGTACCGGAAGCCAGTACAGATACGCTGGCTATCCGCCTGCAGGCGGTGGGGTTGAAAGAACATAGTACCGGCACCGGGAAGCAACTGGATGTGATTTCCAACTCTGTGCAGCATAATGTGCCCGCGTGGAGCATTTTTGCCATGTTCTTTATTGTGATCCCGATAGCAGGTAATATGATCCGTGAAAGGGAAGATGGCAGTTTGTTGCGGATGAAGCTGATACCGGGGTCTTACCTGGCTATCCTGGCCGGTAAGATGCTGTTTTTTGTAGGGATCTGTATCTTACAGTTTTACCTGATGATGCTGGTGGGGATATATGTAATGCCTTGGATGGACTTGCCGCAGCTGGTGATGGGACATCACCAGGGCGCCACTTTGCTGGTAGCAGCAGGTATAGGGCTGGCGGCCACGGCATATGGGATACTTATCGGCACAGTTTTCAAGACCCCCAACCAGGCATTGAATTTCGGCGCTATTTCCATTGTTATCCTGTCGGCCATCGGCGGTATCTGGATTCCGCTGGAAGTGATGCCGGCCAATATGCAGGCCGTAGGACATTTATCCCCACTCAGCTGGGGACTGGATGCCATCAATGATATTTATTTACGAAACGGCGCCATTGGTTATGTGTGGAAGAACGTGTTACGGTTGGTCCTTACAGGGCTGGCCATGCTGGCTATAGCAGGGTGGGTCGAAAAAAGAAGAATGAACTGA
- a CDS encoding phosphopantetheine-binding protein — protein sequence MEELKKKLKVQIIEALNLQDTKPEDIDDNAPLFGEGLGLDSIDSLELMVLLERQYQIKVEDPREGRKILQSVESMAAYIQSKQPA from the coding sequence ATGGAAGAATTAAAAAAGAAACTGAAAGTGCAGATCATCGAGGCTTTGAATCTGCAGGATACCAAACCGGAAGACATCGACGACAATGCGCCGTTATTTGGGGAAGGACTGGGACTCGATAGCATAGATTCACTGGAATTGATGGTACTGCTGGAAAGACAGTATCAGATTAAAGTAGAAGATCCGCGGGAAGGTCGTAAGATCCTTCAGAGTGTTGAGTCTATGGCAGCCTATATCCAATCCAAACAACCGGCATAA
- a CDS encoding beta-ketoacyl-[acyl-carrier-protein] synthase family protein, giving the protein MAERVFITGMGMITAIGDDVAGNLQNLRLQHSGLGYTSYIDTIYKHVLPVAEVKHSSHSLFAMADIPVQEGYTRTTLLGMIAMREALQQAGITTVQSAPTGFINASTVGGMCDTEKIYFDIINPEKTGSFLQYIDTLDCADCTQRIADIVGFSEHIATISTACSSSANAMMFGARMIKQGILPRMVCGGTEALTRFTLNGFNSLKNVDKQFCRPFDQQRTGLNLGEGAAFLVLEGESFARANNSRILAELSGYCNTNEAFHPTSPSPEGDGAYEAMKAALAMSGRTLEEVDYINVHGTATLNNDVSEGKALERLFGEHVPLFSSTKPFTGHTLAAAGAIEAIFSVLAIQHGLIFPNLNFTEKMEELNITPVTALMEGHPVNNVISNSFGFGGNNASLVISKYEG; this is encoded by the coding sequence ATGGCGGAAAGAGTGTTTATAACAGGGATGGGAATGATCACCGCCATAGGTGATGACGTAGCCGGAAATCTGCAAAATCTGCGGTTACAGCACAGTGGACTTGGTTACACCAGTTACATTGATACCATTTACAAGCATGTATTGCCCGTAGCTGAAGTAAAGCATAGCAGTCATTCTTTGTTTGCCATGGCAGACATTCCCGTACAGGAAGGGTATACACGTACCACATTGCTGGGGATGATAGCCATGCGGGAAGCATTACAACAGGCAGGCATTACCACTGTACAATCAGCGCCCACCGGCTTTATCAATGCCAGCACGGTAGGCGGTATGTGCGATACAGAGAAAATATATTTTGATATCATTAATCCCGAAAAAACGGGCTCATTTCTACAATATATAGATACGCTGGATTGTGCAGATTGTACACAACGTATAGCCGACATCGTAGGATTCAGTGAACATATTGCGACCATCAGTACGGCCTGTTCTTCCTCTGCCAACGCCATGATGTTTGGTGCACGAATGATCAAACAAGGCATTTTGCCGCGGATGGTTTGTGGTGGTACGGAAGCACTGACACGGTTTACCCTCAATGGTTTCAACTCACTGAAGAATGTGGATAAGCAGTTTTGCCGTCCATTCGATCAGCAGCGTACGGGGCTGAACCTGGGAGAAGGCGCGGCTTTCCTGGTACTGGAAGGTGAATCTTTTGCCAGGGCCAACAACAGCCGGATCCTGGCGGAGTTAAGCGGTTACTGCAATACCAACGAGGCATTTCATCCTACCTCGCCATCCCCTGAAGGAGATGGGGCGTATGAAGCCATGAAAGCGGCATTGGCCATGAGTGGCAGGACGCTGGAAGAAGTGGACTACATCAATGTACATGGTACAGCTACTTTAAATAATGATGTATCCGAAGGGAAAGCACTGGAACGGTTGTTTGGGGAGCATGTTCCCTTATTCAGCTCTACCAAGCCCTTTACGGGGCATACCTTAGCGGCGGCCGGCGCCATTGAAGCTATCTTTTCTGTATTGGCGATACAACATGGACTGATATTTCCGAATCTCAATTTCACAGAGAAAATGGAAGAACTGAACATCACGCCGGTAACAGCACTGATGGAAGGCCATCCGGTAAATAATGTTATTTCAAACTCATTTGGCTTTGGGGGCAATAATGCATCCCTGGTGATCAGCAAATATGAAGGATAA
- a CDS encoding beta-ketoacyl synthase chain length factor, with translation MKDKCYIQGMAAISPQQSFEGDIFSAPLVHTDSNLLACIEPDYKPFIPGNSLRRMTRVLKMGLATALKCIQESAVDIPGPIVTGTGKGSLQDTEKFIREIEQYKETALNPTPFIQSTYNSVNGLIALQQKCTAYNNTFVHRGFSFENALLDSMMLLAEGATNTLTGAFEEITAEHFYIKSRIGYWKSVATDSRALYDELSPGTIAGEGATFFTLTATPTRNSYAAIAGFKMLYKPVPGKLSAALRAFTTGVDLIITGRNGDSTHEHYYAEVDQLFPDTPQLPFKHLCGEYDTAGAFGLWLAAHILKAQQVPTQWFPMLQQVPVHINSILLYNHFYGEQHAMILLERV, from the coding sequence ATGAAGGATAAGTGTTACATACAAGGAATGGCGGCTATTTCCCCGCAACAATCATTTGAGGGGGATATTTTTTCTGCACCGCTGGTACATACAGATAGTAATCTGCTTGCCTGTATAGAACCTGATTACAAGCCGTTTATCCCTGGCAACAGTCTGCGTCGTATGACACGGGTGCTAAAAATGGGATTAGCCACTGCACTTAAATGCATACAGGAAAGCGCGGTAGATATTCCCGGCCCTATTGTTACCGGCACCGGTAAAGGGAGTTTGCAGGATACCGAGAAATTTATCAGGGAGATAGAACAGTATAAAGAAACGGCGCTGAATCCCACACCATTTATCCAGTCCACTTATAATTCAGTAAACGGTCTGATTGCTTTACAGCAGAAGTGTACCGCTTACAACAATACCTTTGTTCATCGTGGCTTCTCTTTTGAAAACGCGCTGCTGGATAGTATGATGCTACTGGCAGAAGGGGCCACCAATACGCTTACAGGAGCTTTTGAAGAGATTACAGCCGAACATTTTTATATCAAGAGCCGCATCGGTTACTGGAAATCAGTAGCTACAGACAGTCGTGCTTTGTATGACGAGCTATCGCCCGGTACTATAGCAGGAGAAGGCGCTACTTTTTTTACGCTAACGGCTACGCCCACACGAAATAGTTATGCCGCCATTGCCGGCTTTAAAATGTTGTATAAACCTGTTCCGGGAAAGCTTTCGGCAGCATTGCGGGCTTTTACCACTGGTGTTGATCTCATTATTACAGGCCGGAATGGGGATAGTACCCATGAGCATTATTATGCGGAAGTGGACCAGCTTTTTCCCGATACCCCGCAGCTTCCATTCAAACATCTTTGTGGGGAGTATGATACAGCGGGTGCTTTTGGGTTATGGCTGGCGGCGCATATTTTAAAGGCGCAACAGGTGCCGACACAGTGGTTTCCCATGCTACAGCAAGTGCCTGTGCATATCAATTCTATTCTGTTGTACAACCACTTTTATGGTGAGCAACATGCCATGATATTGCTGGAACGGGTTTAA
- a CDS encoding PDDEXK nuclease domain-containing protein has product METTISYKELVLDIKQRIIRSRYIASRLANQEQLILYFQLGQMISVKTAEENWGITVIDQIANDLQHELPGLKGFSSRNLRNMRQFYDSYRTLPIGPSVTAQLQHSFYGISFTHHILILNKCEKEAERLFYISEAATQFWSVRQLEHHIHAQLFLHQGKMPNNFNKTLPEKIQAKALEVFKDQYLLDFVVLEEDEDEHLLEAGIVNNIRKFIMSMGKGYSFIGNQYKLVINTQDFYVDLLFFNRHLQCLVAIELKRKKFKPAYAGQLNFYLNVLDDMVKLPHENPSIGIVLCKEKDNMVVDYAIRSIDSAMSVGTYTHSKEVPKEMKDILPDADTLSKMLETEVGLKNNNI; this is encoded by the coding sequence ATGGAAACAACTATTTCTTACAAAGAACTTGTACTTGATATTAAACAGCGTATTATACGAAGCAGATACATCGCTTCAAGATTAGCCAATCAGGAGCAACTGATCCTTTATTTCCAATTGGGACAGATGATTTCTGTAAAAACGGCTGAAGAAAATTGGGGTATAACTGTAATTGATCAAATAGCAAATGATCTCCAACATGAGCTGCCAGGATTAAAGGGATTCTCTTCCAGGAACCTGAGGAACATGCGTCAATTTTATGATTCTTACCGTACTCTCCCAATTGGGCCGTCAGTGACGGCCCAATTACAACACTCCTTTTATGGCATCAGTTTCACACACCACATACTGATATTAAACAAATGTGAAAAAGAAGCCGAACGCCTCTTCTACATCTCCGAAGCCGCAACTCAATTCTGGTCTGTACGGCAACTGGAGCATCACATTCATGCACAACTCTTCCTGCACCAGGGAAAAATGCCCAATAACTTCAATAAAACCTTACCGGAAAAAATACAGGCAAAAGCGTTAGAAGTTTTCAAGGATCAATACCTGCTGGATTTTGTGGTATTGGAAGAAGATGAAGATGAGCACCTACTCGAGGCCGGAATAGTCAATAATATCAGGAAGTTCATCATGAGCATGGGTAAAGGATATTCCTTCATTGGCAATCAATACAAACTAGTGATAAATACGCAGGACTTTTATGTCGACCTGCTTTTTTTCAACCGTCATCTGCAATGTCTTGTTGCAATTGAGCTTAAAAGAAAAAAGTTCAAACCTGCGTATGCCGGGCAACTTAATTTTTATCTGAATGTACTGGATGACATGGTGAAATTACCGCATGAAAATCCCAGCATTGGTATTGTATTGTGTAAAGAGAAAGATAATATGGTAGTTGATTATGCCATCAGATCTATTGATAGCGCCATGAGCGTTGGCACTTATACACATTCCAAAGAAGTACCCAAAGAAATGAAAGATATTTTACCTGATGCGGATACTTTGTCAAAAATGCTGGAGACCGAAGTGGGATTAAAAAATAACAATATATAA
- a CDS encoding M14 family metallopeptidase has translation MRKLLIAIAFLCATATQAQNLSTRFEQTNGQETATYPEVIKYYQLLTHRFPSLKMLEVGTTDAGFPLHLVIYSPQRDFDFNSLHKKNKRIILINNGIHPGEPDGIDASMMLLRDLAQGKITLPDNIILAVIPVYNIGGMLNRSPWYRVDQNGPDAFGSRGNAQNLDLNRDFIKADSRNARAFQQIYHLTDPDVFVDNHVSNGADYQHIMTLLSTQHNKLGGAMGEFMHNTFEPGLYTLMKAKGYDLVPYVNHFGETPDSGWVEFSDVPRYSSGYTTLFHTFGFVPETHMLKPYPQRVKATYALLQSFIQFTSEHSEQIKQLRAQAKQAAITQKSFPLSWRFDMSKYSLITFKGFAAGHKPSTISGLPRLYYDRSKPYEKQVRFYNHADPVNFVDKPEAYIIPQGWWAVIDLLKNNKVRMQRLEKDTTILVAAYHITDFQTYPTPFEKHYLHTDIKVTSSKDSIHFRRGDYYIPMNQTANRFLMETLEPTAGDSYFAWNFFDAILGQKEGYSPYVFEDTGAEYLKTHPSLQALLEKKKTTDTAFANSASAQLNFIFKNSPFAEPEYRRYPVYRVVKD, from the coding sequence ATGAGAAAGTTATTGATAGCCATCGCTTTCCTGTGCGCCACCGCTACCCAGGCACAAAACCTCTCCACCCGCTTTGAGCAAACAAACGGCCAGGAAACCGCCACCTACCCCGAAGTAATCAAATATTATCAGTTGCTCACCCACCGCTTCCCATCCCTCAAAATGCTGGAAGTAGGCACTACAGACGCCGGATTCCCCTTACACCTCGTTATTTATTCCCCGCAGCGGGATTTTGACTTTAATAGTCTGCATAAGAAAAACAAACGCATTATATTAATAAATAATGGTATACATCCCGGCGAGCCGGACGGCATTGATGCCAGCATGATGCTGCTGCGCGATCTGGCCCAGGGCAAAATCACCCTCCCGGATAACATCATATTAGCCGTTATCCCCGTTTATAACATTGGTGGCATGCTCAACCGCTCCCCCTGGTACCGGGTTGATCAGAACGGCCCTGACGCCTTTGGCTCGCGTGGAAATGCACAGAACCTGGACCTCAACCGCGATTTTATCAAAGCCGACTCCAGAAACGCCCGGGCATTTCAACAAATCTATCACCTCACCGACCCCGACGTATTTGTGGATAACCATGTCAGCAACGGCGCCGACTACCAGCATATCATGACCCTCCTCAGTACGCAGCACAATAAACTGGGCGGCGCCATGGGTGAATTTATGCACAATACCTTTGAACCCGGACTATACACGCTCATGAAAGCAAAAGGATACGACCTCGTACCCTATGTGAACCATTTTGGCGAAACACCCGACAGCGGCTGGGTGGAATTTTCTGATGTACCCCGCTACTCTTCCGGCTACACTACCCTGTTTCATACTTTCGGTTTTGTACCGGAAACACATATGTTAAAACCTTATCCGCAACGTGTAAAAGCAACCTATGCCCTCCTGCAATCTTTTATACAATTCACCAGTGAACATAGTGAGCAGATAAAACAATTACGTGCGCAGGCTAAACAAGCTGCTATCACACAAAAAAGTTTCCCGCTCTCCTGGCGTTTTGATATGAGCAAATACAGCCTGATCACTTTCAAAGGGTTTGCAGCTGGTCATAAACCCAGCACCATTTCCGGATTGCCCCGCCTTTATTACGATCGCAGCAAGCCTTATGAAAAACAGGTCAGGTTTTATAACCATGCAGATCCGGTTAACTTTGTGGATAAACCCGAAGCGTATATTATACCGCAAGGTTGGTGGGCAGTCATTGATCTGCTGAAAAATAATAAGGTCCGTATGCAACGCCTGGAAAAAGATACCACCATCCTGGTAGCAGCATATCATATTACAGACTTTCAAACGTATCCCACCCCATTCGAAAAACATTATCTGCACACGGATATTAAAGTAACCAGCAGCAAGGATTCTATACATTTCCGCAGGGGAGATTATTACATCCCCATGAATCAGACAGCCAACCGATTTCTCATGGAAACACTGGAACCTACAGCAGGTGATTCTTACTTTGCATGGAACTTTTTTGACGCCATCCTCGGACAAAAAGAAGGATATTCTCCCTATGTTTTTGAAGATACCGGCGCTGAATATTTAAAAACGCACCCCTCATTACAGGCATTACTCGAAAAGAAAAAAACAACAGATACCGCCTTCGCTAATAGTGCCAGCGCACAACTGAATTTTATATTTAAGAACTCACCATTTGCAGAGCCCGAATACAGAAGATACCCGGTGTATAGGGTGGTGAAAGACTAA
- the rpsT gene encoding 30S ribosomal protein S20 produces the protein MANHKATKKDVRQSRKRNERNRYYGKTTRNAIRDLKAITEKAAAEKELSDVASMIDKLAKRNVIHKNKAANLKSKLAKKVAILA, from the coding sequence ATGGCAAACCATAAAGCAACGAAAAAAGACGTACGTCAAAGCAGAAAGCGTAATGAGCGTAACCGTTACTACGGTAAAACTACCCGTAATGCCATCCGTGACCTGAAAGCAATAACTGAGAAAGCGGCAGCGGAAAAGGAATTATCTGATGTAGCATCTATGATTGACAAGCTGGCTAAACGTAACGTTATCCACAAAAACAAGGCTGCAAACCTGAAAAGCAAGCTGGCTAAGAAAGTAGCAATTTTAGCTTAA